Proteins found in one Heliomicrobium gestii genomic segment:
- a CDS encoding FtsK/SpoIIIE family DNA translocase, with amino-acid sequence MFNQLKEDLKYEMVGLAVLAVAVFGIVSLFTVGANPLVMPSAGAGAVGQFFYDSLSITAGQGKIFFPLFLAYVGIKIMTQRSHFAVGRKLAGFTGAYMILLTFLHLLLPVGGSDWQAGMEGKGGGVLGASVAILLKTLFGTIGTYIILVALILGAILFAFEVSLVQLVGTFFAALAGWFGRARGGLGKFLFTVVEEEEPVPKKTIEKKTRRKKTEEPPQVNGTEEIPLVIFEHEKNTPEWLKQIEKPLDAVTTAPAEVPGAASATKATKSSKATKGDNAPPPMDDTAPLIITHYDEAETPEEPAMEDTLVEGKGQGESGSSGFADGAGEHPSASELSTGDLAQGLDGNAAGAPARAIGGAGENGASEGDDRGDLGPSGAHGPTGESGPSSATVGAGRAGSGGTTAAGAAATEGGSGPSGYAGMEYSLPPLSLLNRSLRVKSPRLDHDITENVRILEETLNNFGVRVKVTQVNRGPAITRYEVQPAPGVKVSKITNLADDIALSLAAGAVRIEAPIPGKAAVGIEVPNKEVTAVTFREVLEANEFQQSTSKLTIALGKDIAGAPVVSELSRMPHLLIAGATGAGKSVCMNTLISSILFKAKPNEVKFLMIDPKMVELTQYNGIPHMIAPVVTDAKKAATALKWIVNEMENRYELFAASGVKDITRFNQFKALDNPDGPQPALPYVVVLIDELADLMMVAAVDVEDAICRLAQMARAAGIHLVIATQRPSVDVITGIIKANVPSRIAFAVSSQIDSRTILDQAGAEKLLGRGDMLFSPVGSNKPLRVQGCYVSDKEVESVVEFLKTQGLPEYQEGVIKAQEQAETPEEEDDELFVDAVRVLLDSGQASISMLQRRLRVGYARAARLIDIMEQRGIVGGYEGSKPREILISKVQFEAKYGSAKNTGS; translated from the coding sequence ATGTTCAATCAATTAAAAGAAGACCTGAAGTATGAAATGGTCGGCCTGGCCGTTTTGGCAGTCGCCGTTTTCGGCATCGTCAGCCTCTTTACCGTCGGCGCCAATCCTCTGGTGATGCCTTCAGCCGGTGCTGGCGCCGTGGGCCAGTTTTTTTATGACAGCCTGAGCATCACGGCGGGACAGGGGAAAATCTTTTTTCCGCTCTTTTTAGCTTACGTCGGCATCAAGATCATGACCCAGCGATCCCATTTTGCTGTAGGACGCAAGTTGGCCGGCTTTACAGGGGCCTATATGATCCTGCTCACCTTCCTGCACCTGCTCCTGCCGGTAGGGGGATCGGACTGGCAGGCCGGCATGGAAGGCAAGGGCGGCGGCGTTCTTGGCGCCTCTGTGGCCATCCTCTTGAAAACGCTCTTCGGCACCATCGGTACATACATCATCCTAGTCGCCCTGATCTTAGGCGCCATCCTTTTCGCCTTTGAGGTGTCCCTCGTTCAGTTGGTGGGGACATTCTTCGCCGCGCTGGCCGGCTGGTTTGGACGGGCGCGGGGCGGACTCGGCAAATTCCTCTTCACCGTTGTCGAAGAGGAAGAGCCTGTGCCGAAGAAGACCATCGAGAAGAAGACGCGCCGCAAGAAGACAGAGGAGCCGCCTCAGGTCAACGGGACAGAAGAGATCCCCCTTGTCATTTTTGAACATGAAAAAAACACGCCCGAGTGGTTGAAGCAGATCGAAAAACCGCTTGATGCGGTCACAACTGCGCCTGCGGAAGTTCCCGGCGCGGCGTCTGCAACGAAAGCGACGAAATCCAGCAAAGCGACAAAAGGGGACAATGCACCGCCGCCAATGGACGATACGGCGCCCTTGATCATTACGCACTATGATGAGGCGGAAACGCCGGAAGAGCCTGCCATGGAGGACACATTGGTGGAGGGGAAGGGCCAAGGGGAGAGCGGCTCCTCCGGTTTCGCTGACGGCGCTGGCGAACACCCGTCCGCCAGTGAACTGTCGACCGGTGATCTGGCGCAAGGGTTGGATGGGAACGCCGCCGGCGCTCCCGCCCGAGCGATCGGTGGCGCCGGGGAGAACGGAGCTTCCGAGGGTGATGACAGAGGCGACTTGGGCCCATCCGGCGCCCACGGACCCACTGGTGAAAGCGGCCCATCGAGCGCGACGGTTGGGGCGGGGAGAGCGGGTTCCGGGGGGACGACCGCTGCAGGCGCTGCCGCAACGGAGGGCGGTTCGGGTCCCTCCGGTTATGCCGGCATGGAGTACAGCCTGCCGCCGCTCAGCCTATTGAACCGATCGCTGCGCGTGAAAAGCCCGCGGCTGGATCATGACATCACGGAAAACGTTCGCATCCTGGAAGAGACCTTGAACAACTTCGGCGTTCGCGTCAAGGTCACTCAGGTCAACCGCGGACCGGCCATCACCCGCTATGAGGTGCAGCCGGCGCCTGGCGTCAAGGTGTCCAAGATCACCAACCTGGCCGATGACATCGCTCTGTCGCTGGCGGCCGGCGCCGTCCGGATCGAGGCGCCCATTCCCGGCAAGGCCGCTGTGGGCATCGAGGTGCCGAATAAGGAAGTGACCGCCGTCACCTTCCGCGAGGTCCTTGAGGCCAACGAGTTTCAACAGTCGACGTCCAAGCTGACCATCGCCCTGGGCAAGGACATCGCCGGCGCGCCGGTTGTGTCGGAACTGAGCCGCATGCCCCACTTGCTGATCGCCGGGGCCACCGGGGCTGGCAAGAGCGTCTGTATGAACACCCTGATCAGCAGCATCCTCTTCAAGGCCAAACCGAATGAAGTGAAGTTTCTCATGATCGACCCGAAGATGGTCGAACTGACGCAATACAACGGGATCCCCCATATGATCGCGCCCGTCGTGACGGACGCGAAAAAAGCGGCGACGGCCCTTAAGTGGATCGTTAACGAGATGGAAAACCGCTATGAGCTTTTCGCCGCCTCCGGCGTCAAGGACATCACCCGATTTAACCAGTTTAAGGCCCTCGATAACCCCGACGGACCGCAGCCGGCCCTGCCCTATGTGGTGGTCCTCATCGACGAATTGGCCGACCTGATGATGGTCGCCGCCGTGGACGTGGAAGACGCCATCTGCCGGCTGGCGCAGATGGCCCGGGCGGCGGGCATCCACCTGGTCATCGCCACTCAGCGGCCTTCCGTCGATGTCATCACCGGGATCATCAAGGCCAACGTGCCTTCCCGGATCGCCTTCGCCGTCTCCTCCCAGATCGATTCGCGGACGATCCTCGACCAAGCCGGCGCGGAAAAACTGCTTGGCCGGGGGGACATGCTCTTTTCGCCGGTCGGATCGAACAAGCCCCTGCGGGTGCAGGGTTGCTACGTCTCTGACAAAGAAGTGGAGAGCGTCGTTGAATTCTTAAAAACCCAGGGGCTGCCTGAATACCAGGAAGGGGTCATCAAGGCCCAGGAACAGGCGGAAACGCCGGAGGAGGAAGACGACGAACTCTTTGTCGACGCCGTCCGCGTGCTCCTGGACAGCGGGCAAGCCTCCATCT
- a CDS encoding YlzJ-like family protein, whose amino-acid sequence MILYTPVPMETIFQGTTPDVPTMSVVSFKGKPVMAYNRGDGRYELTRLLTTDPKDYLDPELQPGRDIFPD is encoded by the coding sequence ATGATCCTCTACACGCCGGTTCCGATGGAAACCATCTTTCAGGGGACCACACCGGATGTGCCGACCATGTCGGTGGTCTCCTTCAAGGGAAAACCTGTGATGGCCTACAACCGGGGGGACGGGCGCTATGAACTGACGCGCCTCTTGACCACCGATCCGAAGGATTACCTGGATCCGGAATTGCAACCGGGAAGGGACATCTTTCCTGATTAA
- a CDS encoding ClpP family protease, protein MVEQFEETPDVEPKTAKPDPSGAEPLKPEESRGRRIDALKELGETEVPGGKSNIHCLTIVGQVEGHMILPPQNKTTKYEHILPQLVALEQSKDIEGVLLILNTVGGDVEAGLAIAEMIASLSKPSVSIVLGGGHSIGVPIAVSADYSMIASTATMTIHPIRLTGLVIGVPATFEYLEKMQDRVVAFVTRNSRVTPDKFKELMFKTGELTRDIGTVVVGKEAVECGLIDAVGGISEAVKKLNELIEERRNSKGLLQ, encoded by the coding sequence ATGGTAGAACAATTTGAAGAGACGCCGGACGTAGAACCCAAAACGGCGAAGCCTGACCCGAGCGGGGCGGAGCCGCTAAAGCCCGAGGAATCGCGGGGACGCCGCATCGATGCCCTGAAGGAATTGGGCGAAACGGAAGTCCCTGGCGGGAAAAGCAATATCCATTGCCTGACCATCGTCGGCCAGGTGGAAGGGCACATGATCCTGCCGCCGCAGAACAAGACGACCAAGTACGAGCACATCCTGCCCCAACTGGTGGCCCTGGAACAGAGCAAGGACATCGAAGGGGTGCTGCTGATCCTGAACACGGTCGGCGGCGATGTGGAGGCCGGCCTGGCCATCGCCGAGATGATCGCCAGCCTTTCGAAACCGTCCGTGTCGATCGTGCTGGGCGGTGGCCATTCGATCGGCGTTCCCATCGCTGTTTCGGCCGATTACTCGATGATCGCCTCCACGGCGACGATGACGATCCATCCCATCCGCCTAACGGGCCTGGTCATCGGTGTCCCGGCGACCTTTGAATACCTGGAAAAGATGCAGGATCGCGTCGTCGCCTTTGTGACGCGCAACTCCCGTGTCACGCCGGATAAATTTAAGGAACTGATGTTCAAAACCGGCGAACTCACCCGGGACATCGGCACGGTCGTCGTCGGCAAGGAAGCCGTCGAGTGCGGACTCATCGATGCCGTCGGCGGGATCAGCGAAGCGGTGAAAAAACTGAATGAGTTGATCGAGGAGCGCCGCAACAGCAAGGGGTTGTTGCAATGA
- a CDS encoding ribonuclease J: MGAGDKVSIIPLGGLGEIGKNMTVIKVNQEMLIIDCGIMFPEDEMLGIDVVIPDITYLLENRDAIRGIIVTHGHEDHIGALPYILKELPVPVYGTKLTLALAETYLKEQNMQAATTFHRVTPRECVRIGSFRVEFIRVCHSIADAVAVAIHTPDGVIIHTGDFKFDQTPVDDEITDYYRLAQLGEAGVLALLSDSTNAEKTGFTPSEKAAYGKLEEVFRLSKGRIIVTTFASSLYRIQQTFQVAARYRRKVVVVGKSMQEVVQVARANGYLEIPPGTLCDEENWNTIPNDKLVLLTTGHLGEPLSALMRGPWTDTRLSNYQPGDTVIISASPVAGNEKSVHRTIDGLCKLGADVYHEASGGHISGHASQEELKMMINLIRPKYFIPIQGEYRMLIRHAKVARDVGVAQDNIFVLENGQVLELTPKKGSLASRVAAGRVLVDGLGVGDVGNIVLRDRRQLSQDGILIVVITISKESGQVVAGPDMVSRGFVYVREAEELMEEAKVKVRQALEKSGERRVTEWAAIKTNVRDVLSKFLYEKTRRRPMILPIIMEV, encoded by the coding sequence ATGGGCGCGGGGGACAAAGTAAGCATCATCCCCTTGGGCGGTCTGGGCGAGATCGGCAAAAACATGACCGTCATCAAAGTGAATCAAGAGATGTTGATCATCGACTGCGGGATCATGTTTCCTGAAGACGAGATGCTCGGCATCGATGTGGTGATCCCGGACATTACCTATCTGCTGGAGAATCGCGATGCCATCCGCGGCATCATCGTGACCCACGGCCATGAAGACCATATCGGCGCATTGCCTTATATCCTGAAAGAACTGCCTGTGCCTGTCTACGGCACCAAACTCACGCTGGCTCTGGCCGAAACATATCTGAAAGAACAGAACATGCAGGCGGCGACCACCTTTCATCGGGTTACGCCGCGGGAATGCGTGCGCATCGGCTCTTTTCGTGTAGAGTTCATCCGCGTCTGCCACAGCATCGCCGACGCTGTCGCCGTGGCGATTCACACACCGGACGGCGTCATCATTCACACAGGCGATTTTAAGTTCGATCAAACGCCTGTCGATGATGAGATCACCGACTACTACCGCTTGGCCCAACTGGGCGAGGCGGGCGTGCTGGCCCTGCTTTCAGATTCCACCAACGCGGAAAAAACAGGGTTCACCCCTTCGGAAAAGGCCGCCTATGGCAAGCTGGAAGAGGTATTCCGCTTGTCCAAAGGCCGGATCATCGTCACCACCTTCGCCTCATCCCTTTACCGGATCCAACAGACCTTCCAGGTGGCGGCCCGCTACCGCCGCAAGGTTGTCGTTGTCGGCAAATCGATGCAGGAAGTGGTCCAGGTGGCTCGCGCCAACGGCTACTTGGAGATTCCCCCGGGTACCCTCTGTGATGAAGAGAATTGGAACACCATTCCAAATGATAAGCTGGTCCTGCTGACCACGGGTCACCTGGGAGAGCCCTTGTCAGCTTTGATGCGGGGACCTTGGACAGATACACGGTTGAGCAATTACCAACCGGGTGATACGGTCATCATCTCCGCCAGCCCGGTGGCAGGCAACGAAAAATCGGTTCACCGGACCATCGACGGCCTCTGCAAGCTCGGCGCCGACGTCTACCACGAAGCATCGGGCGGCCACATCTCCGGGCACGCCAGCCAAGAAGAACTGAAGATGATGATCAACCTGATCCGGCCCAAGTACTTTATCCCCATTCAGGGCGAGTACCGCATGCTGATCCGTCACGCCAAGGTGGCCCGTGATGTCGGCGTGGCCCAGGACAATATCTTCGTGCTCGAGAATGGACAAGTCCTTGAATTGACGCCGAAAAAAGGCAGCCTCGCCTCGCGCGTGGCCGCTGGCCGGGTCCTCGTCGATGGGCTGGGTGTGGGCGATGTGGGCAACATCGTGCTCCGCGACCGCCGCCAGTTATCCCAAGACGGCATTCTGATCGTGGTCATCACCATCAGCAAGGAATCGGGACAGGTGGTGGCCGGACCTGACATGGTCTCTCGCGGTTTTGTCTATGTGCGAGAGGCGGAAGAACTGATGGAAGAAGCCAAGGTCAAGGTGCGGCAGGCACTGGAAAAGTCCGGTGAGCGCCGTGTCACCGAGTGGGCGGCCATCAAGACGAACGTGCGTGATGTCTTATCCAAGTTTTTATATGAAAAAACCCGCCGGCGCCCCATGATACTGCCGATCATCATGGAGGTGTGA
- the dapA gene encoding 4-hydroxy-tetrahydrodipicolinate synthase: MEFGRLITAMVTPFNDRLEVDYAQAAELANYLVNTGSDGIVVAGTTGESPTLTKEEKIRLFSTVVDAVGKRATVIAGTGSYDTEATIELSRKAREAGVDGLLLVGPYYNKPPQEGYYQHFAAVAKAVPSPIMLYNIPGRTGSNILPATVKRLMAFDNIVAIKEAAGSMDQVCEVVRMARPDFKVYSGDDSLTLPILAVGGHGIVSVASHLVGKEIQKMIAACINGNIQEAARIHHELYPLFKGLFITSNPICVKAALNLLGRPVGGVRLPLVPANDQEVDAMRQLIESYSLDASCEETVA; the protein is encoded by the coding sequence ATGGAATTTGGCAGACTGATTACGGCCATGGTGACACCATTCAATGACCGCCTGGAGGTCGACTACGCACAGGCGGCGGAATTGGCCAACTATCTGGTTAATACGGGGTCGGACGGCATTGTTGTAGCCGGAACGACCGGCGAATCGCCCACCTTGACAAAGGAAGAGAAGATTCGCCTCTTTTCCACCGTTGTCGACGCTGTGGGCAAACGGGCCACCGTCATCGCTGGCACTGGCTCCTACGATACAGAGGCGACCATTGAACTGAGCCGCAAGGCCCGGGAAGCCGGCGTCGACGGCCTGCTGCTGGTCGGTCCCTACTACAACAAGCCGCCTCAGGAAGGCTATTACCAACACTTTGCCGCTGTCGCAAAGGCGGTTCCCTCGCCGATCATGCTCTACAACATCCCGGGCCGTACCGGCTCGAACATCCTTCCGGCGACGGTAAAACGGCTGATGGCCTTTGACAACATCGTCGCCATCAAGGAAGCCGCCGGCAGCATGGATCAGGTCTGCGAAGTGGTTCGCATGGCCCGTCCGGACTTCAAGGTATACTCCGGCGACGACTCGTTGACCCTGCCCATCCTGGCCGTCGGCGGCCACGGCATCGTCAGCGTGGCCAGCCATCTCGTGGGCAAGGAGATCCAGAAGATGATTGCCGCCTGCATCAACGGCAACATTCAGGAAGCCGCCCGGATCCACCATGAACTCTATCCGCTCTTCAAGGGCCTGTTTATCACCTCCAACCCGATCTGTGTTAAAGCGGCCCTCAACCTGTTGGGCCGGCCGGTCGGCGGTGTCCGTCTGCCGCTGGTGCCGGCCAACGATCAGGAAGTGGACGCCATGCGGCAACTGATCGAGTCCTACAGCCTTGACGCCTCCTGCGAGGAGACGGTGGCCTAA
- the dapG gene encoding aspartate kinase — MRIAVLKFGGTSVANEMKRNHAVQRIGEALEEGYRVIVVVSAMGRKPEPYATDTLLSLVREVAPDLPLREQDMLMACGEIISTVVLTACLRRAGIQAVSLTGWQAGVITTEQFGDARIQRVDGERIRRALEQNRVAVIAGFQGTSENGEIATLGRGGSDTTAVAIGAALAAEVVDIFTDVKGVYTVDPHLVSDARVLPSVTYREVCQLAQEGAKVIHPRAVEIAMKNNQAVRVRSTDHPDKGTLICAPQHHAGDDAGCDRLITGIAHMAPITQIKVDTTQWPDPALTGQTVFQAMAEAAISVDFINVHPTAVIFTVADEITAKATQVLEELGLCPEVRQGCAKVAVVGIHMTGVPGVMAQIVLALNREKVPILQSADSYTTIWCLIPVRDLTVALNALHRQFCLS; from the coding sequence TTGAGGATTGCCGTCCTAAAATTCGGGGGAACCTCTGTCGCCAATGAGATGAAACGAAATCATGCGGTGCAACGGATCGGGGAAGCGCTGGAGGAAGGGTACCGGGTGATCGTCGTCGTATCTGCGATGGGTCGCAAACCGGAACCCTACGCGACAGATACGCTGCTTTCGCTGGTGCGAGAGGTCGCTCCCGACCTGCCGCTGCGCGAGCAGGATATGCTGATGGCCTGCGGCGAGATCATCTCTACCGTCGTCTTGACCGCCTGCCTGCGCAGAGCGGGGATCCAGGCCGTTAGTCTCACTGGCTGGCAGGCCGGCGTCATCACAACAGAGCAATTTGGCGACGCTCGCATCCAACGGGTCGATGGCGAACGCATCCGCCGAGCACTGGAACAGAACCGGGTGGCCGTCATCGCCGGATTTCAAGGGACCAGCGAGAACGGTGAGATCGCCACCCTTGGACGGGGAGGCAGCGACACGACGGCGGTGGCCATCGGGGCGGCCCTGGCGGCTGAGGTGGTTGATATCTTTACGGACGTGAAGGGTGTGTACACGGTAGATCCCCATCTCGTCAGTGATGCGCGGGTCCTGCCCAGCGTCACCTACCGGGAGGTCTGCCAATTGGCCCAGGAAGGGGCGAAAGTCATCCACCCTCGCGCCGTCGAGATCGCCATGAAGAACAATCAGGCTGTCCGTGTCCGCAGCACCGACCATCCTGACAAGGGAACCCTCATCTGCGCGCCCCAGCATCATGCCGGCGACGACGCCGGTTGTGACCGATTGATCACCGGCATCGCCCATATGGCCCCGATCACGCAGATCAAAGTGGATACCACCCAGTGGCCTGACCCGGCGCTGACGGGACAGACCGTTTTTCAAGCGATGGCGGAAGCGGCGATCAGCGTCGATTTCATCAATGTCCACCCGACGGCGGTGATCTTCACCGTCGCCGACGAGATCACCGCCAAAGCGACGCAGGTGCTCGAAGAGTTGGGACTCTGTCCTGAAGTCCGCCAGGGATGCGCCAAAGTGGCCGTCGTCGGCATCCACATGACCGGCGTCCCCGGCGTAATGGCGCAGATCGTCCTGGCTCTGAACCGGGAAAAAGTGCCGATCCTTCAATCGGCTGATTCCTACACCACCATCTGGTGCCTGATCCCGGTGCGCGACCTGACAGTGGCCTTGAACGCCCTGCACCGGCAATTTTGCCTATCCTGA
- a CDS encoding aspartate-semialdehyde dehydrogenase, protein MKKYNVAIVGATGAVGQELLKVLAERNFPVGELRLLASARSAGKVVTYQGQEYTIGLTDEKAFAGIDIALFAGGSASTEFAQAAVEAGAVVIDNSSAFRMDPAVPLVVPEVNPEDVDWHKGIIANPNCSTIIMAVALKPLHDAAGIERVVVSTYQAVSGAGKEGITELSEQTGQVLRGEPVDPKVFAHPIAFNLIPHIDVFQDGDYTKEEWKMIKETRKILHEADMRITATTVRVPVYRSHSESLNIEFKRKITAAEAKEILAKAPGVIVIDDVQNKQYPMPLYTSDKDEVFVGRIREDLSIDQGLNLWVVADQIRKGAATNAIQIAEVLIQRNRI, encoded by the coding sequence ATGAAAAAGTACAATGTGGCCATTGTCGGAGCGACTGGCGCCGTCGGCCAGGAACTGTTGAAGGTATTGGCGGAACGGAATTTTCCGGTCGGCGAACTTCGCCTGCTGGCCAGCGCTCGCTCTGCCGGCAAAGTGGTCACCTACCAGGGACAGGAGTACACCATCGGCCTGACTGACGAGAAAGCCTTTGCCGGCATTGACATCGCCCTCTTCGCCGGCGGGTCGGCTTCCACCGAATTTGCCCAAGCGGCTGTGGAAGCCGGCGCTGTCGTCATCGACAACTCGTCGGCCTTCCGCATGGATCCGGCGGTGCCCCTCGTCGTCCCCGAAGTCAACCCCGAGGATGTGGACTGGCACAAGGGGATCATCGCCAATCCGAATTGCTCCACCATCATCATGGCCGTCGCGTTGAAACCGCTTCACGACGCCGCCGGCATCGAACGGGTCGTCGTTTCCACCTACCAAGCCGTTTCCGGCGCCGGCAAGGAAGGCATCACTGAATTGTCTGAGCAGACTGGGCAGGTCCTGCGCGGCGAGCCGGTCGATCCGAAGGTTTTCGCTCATCCCATCGCCTTCAACCTGATCCCCCACATCGACGTCTTCCAGGATGGGGATTACACCAAGGAAGAATGGAAGATGATCAAGGAAACCCGGAAGATCCTGCACGAAGCGGACATGCGGATCACCGCCACCACTGTCCGGGTTCCCGTTTACCGGAGCCATTCCGAATCGCTCAACATTGAATTTAAGCGGAAAATCACTGCCGCTGAAGCGAAGGAAATTCTCGCCAAAGCACCAGGTGTTATCGTGATTGATGATGTGCAAAACAAGCAATATCCCATGCCCCTCTACACCTCTGACAAAGACGAGGTCTTTGTCGGACGGATCCGGGAGGACCTTTCCATCGACCAAGGCCTCAACCTCTGGGTGGTGGCCGATCAGATCCGGAAAGGCGCGGCGACCAATGCCATTCAGATCGCAGAAGTGCTGATTCAACGAAATCGGATCTAA
- a CDS encoding dipicolinate synthase subunit B, giving the protein MPLQGVRIGFAITGSHCTIADVLPIVARLVKDGAVVTPIFSESATHTDTRFGPASQWTEEMERITGQKTRSTIVDAEPIGPQKLLDIVVIAPCTGNTLAKLANGITDTSVLMAAKAQLRNLRPVLLAISTNDGLSNNLKNIGQLMNMKNVYMVPFGQDNAITKANSLIARMELIPDAITAALQQRQLQPVLLANLS; this is encoded by the coding sequence ATGCCTTTGCAAGGAGTCCGCATCGGTTTTGCCATCACTGGCTCCCACTGCACCATTGCTGATGTGCTGCCGATCGTAGCCCGGTTGGTAAAGGATGGGGCCGTCGTAACTCCGATTTTTTCTGAATCGGCAACCCACACGGACACCCGCTTCGGGCCGGCGTCCCAATGGACGGAAGAGATGGAGCGCATCACAGGGCAGAAGACGCGCAGCACCATTGTGGATGCCGAGCCGATCGGACCACAGAAGCTGCTCGACATCGTCGTCATCGCGCCATGCACCGGCAACACCCTGGCCAAACTGGCCAACGGGATCACCGATACGTCGGTGCTCATGGCGGCCAAGGCGCAGTTGCGCAACCTCCGCCCTGTGCTGCTGGCCATATCGACCAATGACGGCCTCAGCAACAACTTAAAAAACATCGGTCAGCTGATGAATATGAAAAACGTGTACATGGTGCCTTTCGGTCAAGATAACGCCATAACAAAAGCCAATTCGCTCATCGCCCGGATGGAACTGATTCCGGACGCGATCACAGCGGCGTTGCAACAACGGCAATTGCAGCCGGTTTTGCTCGCAAACCTGTCATAA
- the dpsA gene encoding dipicolinate synthase subunit DpsA: MTTLQGIPLVVMGGDARDQILVRRLAERGATVDVIGLPVEETGRVRGMADIPKALAGKAALLLPMPGVDLEGRVYAPLHHQPLRLERDHLALLRPGSPIFVGVARPNLRLLAQSNQLPLVEVAELDELAILNSVPSAEGALQIAMEELPITIHGSRSLVLGFGRLGLTLTRLLQAMGSRVTVVTRDGGHRARAWEMGAIAEPFSALAAVLAETDIIFNTVPAPVLGEGELAATSREALIIDLASAPGGTDFEAARRLGIRALLAPGLPGKVAPKTAGEILARVYPDLIARHVPRRDG, encoded by the coding sequence ATGACGACCCTTCAAGGAATCCCATTGGTGGTGATGGGAGGGGACGCGCGGGATCAGATCCTCGTACGCCGCTTGGCTGAGCGGGGCGCGACGGTTGATGTGATCGGTTTGCCTGTAGAGGAAACGGGACGGGTGCGAGGCATGGCAGATATCCCGAAAGCGCTGGCGGGAAAAGCGGCGCTCCTCCTGCCCATGCCAGGGGTTGACCTTGAGGGTCGCGTCTATGCGCCGCTCCATCATCAGCCCTTGCGCTTAGAGAGGGACCATTTGGCCTTGCTGAGGCCCGGCAGTCCTATCTTTGTCGGCGTTGCCCGTCCGAATCTGCGGCTGTTGGCCCAGTCCAATCAACTTCCCCTGGTCGAGGTGGCTGAACTGGACGAATTGGCGATCCTGAACTCGGTGCCCTCGGCCGAGGGCGCTCTGCAGATCGCCATGGAGGAACTGCCGATCACGATTCACGGCAGCCGCAGCCTGGTGCTCGGCTTTGGCCGGTTGGGCCTCACCTTGACCCGGCTCTTGCAGGCCATGGGTTCCCGTGTGACCGTCGTCACCCGCGATGGCGGGCACCGGGCCAGAGCTTGGGAAATGGGGGCCATCGCCGAACCTTTTTCCGCTTTGGCCGCTGTCCTGGCGGAGACGGACATCATCTTCAACACCGTTCCGGCCCCAGTGCTGGGCGAAGGGGAACTGGCCGCCACAAGCCGTGAAGCCTTGATCATTGACCTGGCCAGCGCGCCGGGAGGGACCGATTTCGAAGCGGCTCGCCGCTTGGGAATCCGGGCGCTGCTCGCCCCCGGCCTGCCGGGGAAGGTGGCGCCGAAGACGGCCGGGGAAATCCTGGCCCGCGTCTATCCCGACCTGATCGCGCGGCATGTCCCTCGCAGAGACGGGTAA
- the dapB gene encoding 4-hydroxy-tetrahydrodipicolinate reductase, with translation MSERIRVLVSGARGRMGREVVKAVLGDESLALVAAVDHNGMGEDAAVLAGLPACGVLLQGDLTAAIAETRPQVMVDFTNPASVLENVRTALAARVAPVVGTTGLSTKDMEEIADWAAANETGCLIAPNFAIGALLMMRFARDAARFFPNVEIIEYHHDQKLDAPSGTAIKTAELIREERQAIRQGHLQEEEKIAGSRGGDFDGMRIHSVRLPGLVAHQEVIFGALGQTLSIRHDSISRESFMPGVLEAIHRIGACKGLIYGLDKLIF, from the coding sequence ATGTCAGAGAGGATCCGAGTCCTGGTCAGCGGCGCCAGGGGGAGAATGGGCCGAGAGGTAGTCAAAGCGGTCCTGGGAGACGAATCGTTGGCACTGGTGGCTGCCGTCGATCACAACGGCATGGGGGAAGACGCGGCTGTCCTGGCTGGTCTGCCGGCTTGCGGAGTCCTGTTGCAGGGCGATCTGACCGCAGCGATTGCCGAGACGCGGCCTCAGGTAATGGTGGACTTTACCAATCCGGCGTCGGTTCTGGAAAACGTGCGCACGGCGCTGGCGGCGCGTGTCGCGCCTGTCGTCGGAACGACAGGCCTTTCGACAAAAGATATGGAAGAGATCGCCGATTGGGCCGCCGCCAACGAAACAGGCTGCCTGATCGCGCCAAACTTTGCCATCGGCGCGTTGTTGATGATGCGCTTCGCCCGCGACGCCGCCCGCTTCTTCCCGAACGTGGAGATCATAGAGTACCACCATGATCAAAAGCTGGATGCGCCCTCTGGGACGGCGATCAAGACAGCGGAGTTGATCCGGGAGGAGCGGCAGGCGATCCGGCAGGGGCACCTGCAGGAAGAAGAAAAAATCGCCGGTTCCCGTGGCGGCGACTTTGATGGGATGCGGATACACAGCGTCCGCCTGCCGGGACTGGTCGCCCACCAGGAGGTCATCTTCGGCGCCCTGGGCCAGACCCTGTCGATCCGTCACGACTCCATCAGCCGTGAATCCTTTATGCCCGGCGTGTTGGAGGCCATTCACCGGATCGGCGCCTGCAAGGGTCTGATCTACGGGCTCGACAAGCTCATCTTTTAA